From the genome of Papaver somniferum cultivar HN1 chromosome 2, ASM357369v1, whole genome shotgun sequence, one region includes:
- the LOC113353390 gene encoding uncharacterized protein LOC113353390 yields MVKSIDVDPNTKVDVFLCTVRDIFGIPEAVPISMKYHIFFSPETSKLVDVTPAYESLKFIIQPGLMLHHFYVEENVVEDDIDTYSNAPRCSRSAGYSGAVQSPPTGVEIPVKPSAHVHVGGSSSHAQSSSQALVLNPIPTRKSNKRSVMDRDDPVNAVTVGGHVGRTSSTNSSHVNDLMRICITSLCGKEKPLDIERTDTIGSIKERIRKIEGTAVKDQILAYKGIIIRQQQDHLTVAYLGIHEGSTIDILQCMKGC; encoded by the exons ATGGTGAAGTCCATCGATGTAGATCCAAATACAAAGGTGGATGTGTTTCTTTGCACTGTTAGAGACATTTTTGGCATACCTGAAGCAGTTCCTATTTCAATGAAATACCACATTTTCTTTTCTCCGGAGACATCCAAGCTTGTTGATGTTACTCCTGCTTACGAGTCCCTAAAGTTCATAATCCAACCTGGTCTTATGCTACATCACTTCTATGTTGAGGAGAATGTGGTCGAAGATGACATTGACACATACTCAAATGCGCCGAG ATGTAGCCGATCTGCTGGATACTCCGGTGCTGTTCAGTCGCCTCCAACAGGAGTAGAAAT TCCTGTCAAGCCAAGTGCTCATGTACATGTTGGTGGTTCTTCGAGCCATGCCCAAAGCAGTTCCCAAGCTCTAGTGCTGAATCCCATTCCCACGAG GAAATCCAATAAAAGAAGCGTGATGGACCGAGACGATCCGGTCAATGCGGTAACAGTTGGTGGCCATGTTGGAAGGACTTCTTCTACAAATAGCTCACATGTAAACGACTTG ATGCGGATATGTATCACGTCTCTCTGTGGCAAGGAAAAACCTTTAGATATTGAGAGGACTGACACTATCGGGAGCATAAAGGAAAGGATCCGCAAAATAGAAGGCACCGCAGTCAAGGATCAAATACTAGCCTATAAAGGTATAATAATAAGGCAACAACAAGATCATCTCACTGTAGCATATCTTGGCATCCACGAAGGAAGCACTATAGATATACTACAGTGCATGAAAGGATGTTAA